From a region of the Georgenia yuyongxinii genome:
- a CDS encoding alpha/beta fold hydrolase — MTSSQEHPEPVHVVLVPGFWLGAWAWEHVVPDLERAGLRPHPVTLPGLDAPSADRAGLTLADHVAALREVVVALDGPVVLVGHSGGAAPVSAVVDADPERIRRVVYVDAGPLPEGAAIMPDLPADAVDWPLPEWADLERDGTSVAGIDEDGLARFRERSVPEPAGVARAPSHLSDPRRKQVPTTVVCASMPAQVLRTAIDERQPWAAELADLAHLEIVELPTGHWPMFSRPADLSRLIVAAARR, encoded by the coding sequence ATGACCTCATCGCAGGAGCACCCCGAACCGGTGCACGTGGTCCTGGTGCCGGGCTTCTGGTTGGGTGCCTGGGCGTGGGAGCACGTCGTCCCGGACCTGGAGCGGGCCGGCCTGCGCCCGCACCCGGTAACACTGCCCGGCCTCGACGCGCCGTCCGCGGACCGTGCCGGCCTCACCCTCGCCGACCACGTCGCCGCCCTGCGTGAGGTCGTGGTCGCCCTCGACGGGCCGGTCGTTCTGGTCGGGCACAGTGGTGGCGCGGCGCCGGTGAGCGCCGTCGTCGACGCGGACCCGGAGCGGATCAGGCGTGTCGTCTACGTCGACGCCGGCCCGTTGCCGGAGGGCGCGGCCATCATGCCGGACCTCCCGGCCGACGCCGTCGACTGGCCGCTGCCGGAGTGGGCGGACCTCGAACGGGACGGCACCAGCGTGGCCGGCATCGACGAGGACGGCCTGGCCCGGTTCCGTGAGCGGTCGGTGCCCGAGCCCGCCGGTGTCGCGCGGGCGCCGTCGCACCTGAGCGACCCCCGCCGCAAGCAGGTGCCGACGACCGTGGTCTGTGCGTCGATGCCCGCACAGGTGCTGAGGACCGCTATCGACGAGCGGCAACCGTGGGCCGCCGAGCTGGCAGACCTGGCACACCTGGAGATCGTCGAGCTACCCACCGGACACTGGCCCATGTTCAGCCGGCCGGCCGATCTCTCCCGGCTCATCGTGGCGGCCGCGCGTCGCTGA
- a CDS encoding APC family permease produces MSATTTRTEPELKKVIGPKLLLLFIVGDILGTGVYALTGAVAGEVGGAGWAAIILAFVVATLTAFSYLELVTKYPQAAGAALYCHKAFRIHFLTFLVTFAVLSSGITSASTASKFLGENFIVAFGLDWDQGGVTAIAVAFVVLLALVNLRGVSESLKFNVVLTLVELTGLLIVIAVGFVAMGQGNVDFSRVVVFEAPEDKSVFLALTAATSLAFFSMVGFEDSVNMAEETKDPVRIFPRTMLTGLSITAVVYVLVSVAAVAVVPVGTLAESPTPLLEVVRVGAPGLPVETVYPILSMFAVANTALINMMMASRLLYGMAHQDVLPRSLGKVLPGRRSPWASIVFTTVIAAGLIYVVTNLLGTETVTALGGTTALLLLAVFTVVNIAVIVLRRRPVDRPHFRAPKVLPYLGALTCAFLVGPWAQDPIEYQIAGGMLALGLVLWVLTWLWNRGVRAKKTYFREPEALAHGE; encoded by the coding sequence ATGAGCGCGACCACCACGCGAACCGAGCCTGAGCTGAAGAAGGTCATCGGGCCCAAGCTGCTCCTGCTCTTCATCGTCGGCGACATCCTGGGAACCGGCGTCTACGCGCTCACCGGTGCGGTGGCCGGCGAGGTCGGTGGTGCGGGCTGGGCCGCGATCATCCTCGCCTTCGTGGTCGCCACGCTCACCGCGTTCTCCTACCTCGAGCTGGTCACCAAGTACCCACAGGCGGCGGGCGCTGCCCTGTACTGCCACAAGGCGTTCCGCATCCACTTCCTGACGTTCCTCGTCACCTTTGCCGTGCTCAGCTCGGGCATCACCTCGGCCTCGACCGCCTCAAAGTTCCTGGGTGAGAACTTCATCGTCGCGTTCGGGCTCGACTGGGACCAGGGCGGCGTCACGGCGATCGCCGTCGCGTTCGTGGTGCTGCTGGCGCTCGTCAATCTGCGCGGGGTCTCCGAGAGCCTGAAGTTCAACGTGGTGCTCACTCTGGTCGAGCTGACCGGGCTGCTCATCGTCATCGCGGTCGGGTTCGTGGCCATGGGCCAGGGCAACGTGGACTTCAGCCGGGTGGTCGTCTTCGAGGCCCCGGAGGACAAGAGCGTCTTCCTCGCACTGACCGCGGCCACGTCACTGGCCTTCTTCTCCATGGTCGGCTTCGAGGACTCCGTCAACATGGCCGAGGAGACCAAGGACCCCGTGCGAATCTTCCCTCGCACGATGCTGACCGGCCTGAGCATCACCGCTGTCGTGTACGTGCTGGTCTCGGTGGCCGCCGTCGCCGTGGTGCCCGTGGGCACACTGGCCGAGAGCCCGACGCCGTTGCTCGAGGTGGTCAGGGTCGGCGCGCCCGGGCTGCCGGTCGAGACGGTCTACCCGATCCTGTCGATGTTCGCCGTCGCGAACACGGCCCTGATCAACATGATGATGGCCAGCCGGCTGCTCTACGGCATGGCCCACCAGGACGTGCTGCCCCGCTCGCTCGGCAAGGTCCTGCCCGGGCGCCGCTCGCCGTGGGCGTCGATCGTGTTCACCACGGTGATCGCCGCCGGGCTCATCTACGTGGTCACCAACCTCCTGGGCACCGAGACCGTCACCGCGCTCGGCGGCACCACCGCTCTGCTGCTGCTCGCCGTCTTCACGGTCGTGAACATCGCCGTCATCGTGCTGCGGCGCCGTCCCGTGGACCGGCCACACTTCCGGGCGCCGAAGGTGCTTCCCTACCTCGGGGCGCTCACGTGCGCGTTCCTCGTCGGCCCGTGGGCGCAGGACCCCATCGAGTACCAGATCGCCGGCGGCATGCTCGCGCTCGGTCTCGTGCTCTGGGTGCTGACGTGGCTGTGGAACCGGGGCGTACGGGCGAAGAAGACCTACTTCCGGGAGCCGGAGGCTCTCGCGCACGGCGAGTGA
- a CDS encoding sensor histidine kinase encodes MNQPAPTDSASVLRTLGLDALVEIIETIGYGVCITGENHTWTYANPAAARIIGEPFEQLRGRDYLLHFPEHERAPLLALEHKQREGDTAFYTNTVIQHDGTELEMTWSGTVVEVDGVELAPAIFHETTAVRRAQREAAELGVGSVRIAQGRSTAEVFDALVGEAVAATRAEAALLLTAGGDGLLRLTATEGVPAALEAAVEASPARLSDLPAGPLLLRGRSGFLADDRTRLAANPVTRSWAEAVGDLEWVGSAKFPVHHDGEVVGCLVVVVPERLTAPSEAELALWSSLAEQAGVALGADLLRHEVSHASAMLERQRIARELHDSVNHALFALQTRAYLIQRALESADLERARAAALDLDDLARQATTEMRELLTELRPTATTAVDLTRSLRDLADLVTRRDGVAVDVAAPTTGDLGLHAATTEHLLRIAGEALHNAVKHAQAKRVTITLTHGPRQVELAVVDDGDGFDPAVVRPGTHGQQTMRERARLCGGQLRVTSRPGAGTSVAVVVPG; translated from the coding sequence GTGAACCAGCCGGCCCCCACCGACAGCGCGTCGGTCCTGCGCACCCTCGGCCTGGACGCCCTCGTCGAAATCATCGAGACCATCGGCTACGGCGTCTGCATCACCGGGGAGAATCACACCTGGACGTACGCCAACCCCGCCGCCGCGCGGATCATCGGCGAGCCGTTCGAGCAGCTGCGCGGCCGGGACTACCTCCTGCACTTCCCCGAGCACGAGCGGGCTCCTCTGCTGGCCCTGGAGCACAAGCAGCGCGAGGGCGACACCGCCTTCTACACCAACACCGTCATCCAGCACGACGGCACCGAGCTGGAGATGACGTGGTCGGGCACCGTCGTCGAGGTCGACGGCGTCGAGCTCGCCCCGGCGATCTTCCACGAGACGACCGCCGTGCGCCGGGCGCAGCGGGAGGCGGCCGAGCTCGGTGTGGGGTCCGTGCGGATCGCCCAGGGGCGGTCCACCGCCGAGGTGTTCGACGCCCTGGTCGGTGAGGCCGTGGCCGCCACCCGCGCCGAGGCGGCGCTGCTGCTGACCGCCGGCGGCGACGGGCTGCTGCGCCTGACGGCGACCGAGGGGGTGCCCGCCGCGCTCGAGGCGGCCGTCGAGGCCTCCCCTGCCCGGCTCTCGGACCTGCCCGCCGGGCCGCTCCTCCTGCGCGGGCGCAGCGGCTTCCTCGCCGACGACCGCACCCGGCTGGCGGCCAACCCCGTGACCCGGTCGTGGGCCGAGGCCGTCGGCGACCTCGAGTGGGTCGGCTCCGCGAAGTTCCCCGTGCATCACGACGGCGAGGTGGTCGGCTGCCTCGTGGTGGTGGTCCCCGAGCGGCTGACCGCGCCCAGCGAGGCCGAGCTCGCGCTGTGGTCCTCGCTGGCCGAGCAGGCCGGCGTCGCGCTCGGCGCCGACCTGCTCCGGCACGAGGTGTCGCACGCCTCCGCGATGCTGGAGCGCCAGCGGATCGCGCGCGAGCTGCACGACTCCGTCAACCACGCGCTCTTCGCCCTGCAGACCCGCGCGTACCTCATCCAGCGCGCGCTCGAGAGCGCGGACCTGGAGCGGGCCCGCGCCGCCGCCCTGGACCTCGACGACCTGGCCCGGCAGGCCACGACCGAGATGCGCGAGCTGCTCACCGAGCTGCGACCGACCGCCACCACCGCCGTCGACCTGACCCGGTCGCTGCGCGACCTCGCCGACCTGGTCACGCGCCGGGACGGGGTCGCCGTGGACGTCGCTGCGCCCACCACCGGGGACCTGGGCCTGCACGCGGCCACGACCGAGCATCTGCTCCGGATCGCCGGGGAGGCGCTGCACAACGCCGTCAAGCACGCACAGGCCAAGAGGGTCACCATCACCCTCACGCACGGTCCGCGGCAGGTGGAGCTCGCCGTCGTCGACGACGGCGACGGCTTCGACCCGGCCGTCGTCCGGCCCGGCACCCACGGCCAGCAGACGATGCGCGAACGTGCCCGCCTTTGCGGGGGCCAGCTGCGCGTGACGAGCCGCCCCGGTGCCGGGACGTCCGTCGCCGTCGTCGTGCCGGGCTGA
- a CDS encoding ABC transporter ATP-binding protein: MKRLQVRGLRKSFGTTPVLRGVDLDVPSGALAAVLGPSGCGKTTLLRVVAGFEGADAGEVRVGSRVVTGPGVALPPERRRVGIVPQEGALFPHLSVAENVAFGLPRRGAGARRRSARVAELLELVGLADLAARMPAELSGGQQQRVALARALAPDPDVVLLDEPFSALDAGLRAALREDVRAALQATGATGVLVTHDQEEALSMADVVAVMRAGVVVQQAAPRDLYLAPADLDVATFVGEAVVLPARVEEGVATTALGRLALLRGPVGDGGTGRVVLRPEQLHLVRAGRGGVRATVVGSTFYGHDASVRLEVPGPDGERLPVLCRTQGPLPEVDEVGVIVAGPVSFFADA; the protein is encoded by the coding sequence ATGAAGCGGCTGCAGGTGCGGGGGCTGCGCAAGTCCTTCGGCACCACACCGGTGCTGCGCGGCGTCGACCTCGACGTCCCCTCGGGCGCGCTGGCCGCCGTCCTCGGTCCGTCCGGGTGCGGCAAGACCACCCTGCTGCGGGTGGTCGCGGGTTTCGAGGGGGCCGACGCGGGCGAGGTGCGCGTGGGCAGCCGGGTGGTGACCGGACCGGGCGTCGCCCTCCCGCCGGAGCGGCGCCGCGTGGGCATCGTCCCGCAGGAGGGCGCGCTCTTCCCGCACCTGTCGGTGGCCGAGAACGTCGCCTTCGGGTTGCCGCGCAGAGGTGCGGGGGCCCGACGGCGCAGCGCCCGGGTGGCGGAGCTGCTCGAGCTCGTCGGGCTCGCGGACCTCGCCGCGCGCATGCCCGCGGAGCTCTCCGGCGGCCAGCAGCAGCGGGTGGCCCTGGCCCGCGCACTCGCCCCCGACCCCGACGTCGTGCTTCTTGACGAGCCGTTCTCCGCGCTGGACGCCGGGCTCCGCGCCGCGCTGCGCGAGGACGTCCGTGCCGCGCTGCAGGCCACCGGCGCCACCGGGGTGCTCGTCACGCACGACCAGGAGGAGGCGCTGAGCATGGCCGACGTCGTCGCCGTCATGCGCGCCGGCGTGGTCGTGCAGCAGGCCGCCCCCCGCGACCTCTACCTCGCGCCGGCGGACCTCGACGTGGCCACCTTCGTGGGCGAGGCCGTGGTGCTGCCGGCCCGGGTGGAGGAGGGCGTGGCGACGACGGCGCTGGGCCGGCTGGCGCTGTTGCGCGGACCTGTCGGCGACGGCGGCACCGGCCGGGTGGTGCTGCGCCCCGAGCAGCTGCACCTGGTGCGCGCCGGTCGTGGCGGCGTGCGGGCCACGGTGGTCGGCTCGACCTTCTACGGCCACGACGCCAGCGTGCGCCTGGAGGTGCCGGGACCCGACGGCGAGCGGCTGCCGGTGCTGTGCCGCACCCAGGGGCCGCTGCCCGAGGTGGACGAGGTGGGCGTGATCGTCGCCGGCCCGGTGAGCTTCTTCGCCGACGCCTGA
- a CDS encoding SRPBCC family protein, giving the protein MNAADFQPGPLAEVSSRAEADGRWTLTLVRDLPHRPEQVWAVLTEPARLGAWAPYTADRDLAATGPATLTMVDGQTPTDLPATVTRADAPHVLAHTWGEDSVLWELQPTPPGTRLTLSQTVEGPQWLAQVAAGWHLCLVVAARLLDGDPIPPIVGRAAMDYGWEDLRDAYSVRLGTGHDGTAAG; this is encoded by the coding sequence ATGAACGCCGCAGACTTCCAGCCGGGTCCGCTCGCCGAGGTCAGCTCCCGCGCCGAGGCCGACGGGCGGTGGACGCTGACGCTCGTCCGCGACCTCCCCCACCGTCCCGAGCAGGTCTGGGCGGTCCTCACCGAACCGGCCCGGCTCGGCGCGTGGGCGCCCTACACCGCCGACCGGGACCTCGCCGCCACCGGCCCGGCGACCCTGACGATGGTCGACGGCCAGACCCCCACGGACCTGCCCGCGACGGTCACTCGCGCCGACGCCCCGCACGTGCTTGCCCACACCTGGGGCGAGGACTCCGTGCTCTGGGAGCTGCAGCCCACGCCGCCCGGGACGCGACTGACGCTCTCCCAGACCGTCGAGGGCCCTCAGTGGCTGGCGCAGGTGGCAGCGGGCTGGCACCTGTGCCTGGTCGTCGCCGCGCGGCTGCTCGACGGCGACCCGATCCCGCCGATCGTCGGCCGTGCCGCGATGGACTACGGCTGGGAGGACCTGCGCGACGCCTACTCCGTACGCCTCGGCACCGGGCACGACGGGACCGCGGCGGGATAA
- a CDS encoding DNA alkylation repair protein, which yields MPPPPAPDPGQDLRTAIRGALAAAADPERAAGQQRYMKSAMPFRGLTSPVLKATLRPLLADPALALPDRSTWEAAIRDLWDGAEFREERYAAIALARHRRYAGWAAEPAALHMYRHLVETGAWWDLVDDVAAHLVGAVLRAHPAEGGAHMRTWAVDDHLWVRRTAILSQLKSKAGTDTDLLADCIGANLAGSRHGHEFFIRKAIGWALREYAKTDAAWVRAYVEAAGSTLAPLSRREALEHLG from the coding sequence ATGCCCCCGCCTCCCGCGCCCGACCCTGGACAGGATCTCCGCACCGCGATCCGCGGCGCCCTCGCCGCCGCCGCCGACCCTGAGCGGGCCGCCGGGCAGCAGCGGTACATGAAGTCCGCGATGCCGTTCCGAGGGCTGACCAGCCCGGTCCTGAAGGCGACGTTGCGGCCGCTCCTCGCGGACCCCGCCCTCGCCCTGCCCGACCGGTCCACGTGGGAGGCCGCGATCCGCGACCTGTGGGACGGCGCCGAGTTCCGCGAGGAGCGCTACGCCGCGATCGCCCTTGCCCGCCACCGCCGCTACGCGGGGTGGGCGGCCGAGCCCGCCGCGCTGCACATGTACCGCCACCTCGTCGAGACCGGCGCCTGGTGGGACCTGGTCGACGACGTCGCCGCGCACCTCGTCGGGGCGGTGCTCCGCGCCCACCCCGCGGAGGGCGGCGCGCACATGCGCACCTGGGCCGTCGACGACCACCTCTGGGTGCGCCGCACCGCGATCCTCAGCCAGCTCAAGAGCAAGGCCGGCACGGACACGGACCTGCTCGCGGACTGCATCGGGGCGAACCTCGCCGGCAGCCGGCACGGGCACGAGTTCTTCATCCGCAAGGCGATCGGCTGGGCGCTGCGCGAGTACGCCAAGACCGATGCGGCCTGGGTCCGCGCATACGTCGAGGCGGCCGGGTCCACGCTCGCGCCGCTCTCGCGCCGGGAGGCGCTGGAGCACCTGGGGTGA
- a CDS encoding agmatine deiminase family protein has translation MTAPAQQLTVTMPAEWDRHERTWMAFPPPNATFGDDGSPTLASARRAWAAVARTIARYEPVTLVAGPGQRDLARELVGTAVDVVELPLDDAWLRDSGPTFVRDGTGRLAAVDWVFNGWGAQPWATWAQDRRLGGRVAALAEVPVTPSSLVNEGGGIHVDGAGTVLLTETVQLDPGRNPGLTRAEVEAEVHARLGTTRAIWLPRGLTRDYDEFGTRGHVDIVATFLRPGVVAVHDQTDPRHPDFAVTRELREILAGATDARGRRLEVVPVPAPTVLQADGGPTDWSYINHYVANGVVVLCAFDDPHDAVAAEILARAYPGRTIKLVDARGIFAHGGGVHCITQQQPVTTPAITSPDPAAAVRP, from the coding sequence ATGACGGCTCCCGCCCAGCAGCTCACGGTGACGATGCCGGCCGAGTGGGACCGGCACGAGCGCACCTGGATGGCCTTCCCACCGCCGAACGCCACGTTCGGCGACGACGGCTCCCCCACCCTGGCCTCCGCCCGCCGTGCCTGGGCCGCCGTCGCGCGCACGATCGCCCGGTACGAGCCGGTCACCCTGGTCGCCGGCCCCGGCCAGCGCGACCTGGCACGCGAGCTGGTGGGCACCGCCGTCGACGTCGTCGAGCTGCCGCTGGACGACGCCTGGCTGCGCGACAGCGGCCCGACGTTCGTGCGCGACGGCACCGGCCGGCTCGCCGCCGTCGACTGGGTCTTCAACGGCTGGGGCGCCCAGCCGTGGGCCACCTGGGCCCAGGACAGGCGCCTTGGCGGGCGGGTCGCCGCGCTGGCGGAGGTGCCGGTCACGCCGTCGTCCCTGGTCAACGAGGGCGGCGGGATCCACGTCGACGGCGCGGGGACCGTGCTCCTCACCGAGACCGTCCAGCTCGACCCCGGCCGCAACCCCGGGCTGACCAGGGCGGAGGTCGAGGCCGAGGTCCACGCCCGGCTCGGCACGACGAGAGCGATCTGGTTGCCCCGCGGGCTCACCCGCGACTACGACGAGTTCGGCACCCGCGGGCACGTGGACATCGTCGCGACCTTCCTGCGCCCGGGGGTGGTCGCCGTCCACGACCAGACCGACCCGCGCCACCCCGACTTCGCGGTCACCCGCGAGCTGCGCGAGATCCTCGCCGGCGCCACCGACGCACGCGGCCGGCGCCTGGAGGTGGTCCCGGTCCCCGCCCCGACCGTTCTTCAGGCCGACGGCGGCCCCACCGACTGGTCCTACATCAACCACTACGTGGCCAACGGCGTGGTCGTCCTGTGCGCGTTCGACGACCCGCACGACGCCGTCGCCGCCGAGATCCTCGCTCGGGCCTATCCCGGGCGCACCATCAAGCTGGTCGACGCGCGCGGGATCTTCGCCCACGGCGGGGGCGTCCACTGCATCACCCAGCAGCAGCCGGTCACCACGCCCGCCATCACAAGCCCCGACCCGGCCGCCGCCGTCCGGCCGTAG
- a CDS encoding TfoX/Sxy family protein, with amino-acid sequence MPRPTEEDKARFRALVPDDPRIEVKPMFGQLGAFLGGHMFAGLFGADVGVKLPEPELAALRERGARPYGPPERPMSGYVTVPDDADAAELLVRGAQFAATLPPKVKKKP; translated from the coding sequence ATGCCCAGACCGACGGAGGAGGACAAGGCACGCTTCCGTGCCCTCGTCCCCGACGACCCTCGTATCGAGGTCAAGCCGATGTTCGGTCAGCTCGGTGCCTTCCTGGGCGGGCACATGTTCGCCGGGCTCTTCGGCGCCGACGTCGGCGTCAAGCTGCCCGAGCCCGAGCTGGCTGCACTCCGGGAGCGCGGGGCGCGCCCGTACGGGCCGCCGGAACGTCCCATGAGCGGCTACGTGACCGTGCCAGACGATGCTGACGCCGCCGAGCTGCTGGTGCGTGGCGCCCAGTTCGCCGCGACGCTGCCCCCGAAGGTGAAGAAGAAGCCCTGA
- a CDS encoding protein-tyrosine phosphatase family protein, with protein sequence MGGPSRRPEPGAWGDDAGLLTLPSGARVRGRRISDGASAADFALLLARGPLPPWPSRRVHWPDFWVPLDRADAADALCEALRRATAGERVEVACRGGVGRTGTALAAFAVLEGLAPGEAVAWVRARYHPRAVETPWQRWWLRSLT encoded by the coding sequence ATGGGAGGCCCGTCGCGGCGCCCCGAGCCGGGTGCGTGGGGGGACGACGCCGGGCTGCTGACCCTCCCGTCCGGCGCCCGGGTGCGGGGCCGCCGGATCAGCGACGGTGCCTCGGCCGCGGACTTCGCGCTCCTGCTGGCTCGAGGTCCGCTGCCGCCGTGGCCGTCGCGGCGGGTGCACTGGCCGGACTTCTGGGTACCGCTCGACCGTGCCGACGCCGCCGACGCGCTGTGCGAGGCGCTCCGCCGCGCGACCGCCGGGGAGCGGGTGGAGGTCGCGTGCCGGGGCGGAGTCGGCCGCACCGGGACCGCGCTGGCGGCGTTCGCCGTCCTGGAGGGTCTCGCCCCGGGCGAGGCCGTCGCGTGGGTGCGCGCTCGCTACCACCCGCGCGCCGTCGAGACGCCGTGGCAGCGGTGGTGGCTTCGCTCGCTCACCTGA
- a CDS encoding STAS domain-containing protein: MKAGPSFADVPGSAAVLTSATQARLVLAGEVDVSMNDELMEASTELEQTGLPIDVDVRHVTFMDSSVIAVLARLTHRVPSRLRLIEPPDVVRFLLDVTKIGELVEVLDADPGFPGQDGTRGAGGVGAEVVPDPALSMRTDAPVLADGA; encoded by the coding sequence GTGAAGGCTGGCCCGTCCTTCGCGGACGTACCCGGGTCGGCGGCGGTACTCACCTCGGCGACCCAGGCGCGCCTCGTCCTCGCCGGCGAGGTGGACGTCAGCATGAACGACGAGCTGATGGAGGCCTCGACCGAGCTCGAGCAGACCGGTCTGCCCATCGACGTGGACGTCAGGCACGTGACCTTCATGGACTCGTCCGTGATCGCTGTGCTCGCGCGGCTGACGCACCGGGTGCCGTCCCGGTTGCGGCTGATCGAACCTCCCGACGTGGTGCGCTTCCTCCTCGATGTCACCAAGATCGGCGAGCTCGTGGAGGTCCTCGACGCCGACCCCGGGTTCCCCGGCCAGGACGGCACCAGAGGAGCGGGCGGCGTGGGGGCCGAGGTCGTGCCGGACCCGGCACTGTCGATGAGGACGGACGCGCCAGTGCTCGCCGACGGCGCGTGA
- a CDS encoding TetR/AcrR family transcriptional regulator: MTQHQPEAGRADRQPLNRERIVQAALQLVHDGGLPALSMRRLGAELDVEAMALYRHVNGREDLLEAMVSHLTSRLERPAETQLGPDFGWQGHLQWLAHAVRDVAFEHPEVFPLVATRHPAAPWLRPPLRSLEVVEEFLVALTSRGFTDDQAVSAYRAFTSFLIGHLLLTVAQMGVATTEETIDEGGASAPNTTETLVEFPNVERLADKLSEDRSQEEFESALEDLLDRIDRAVSQ; the protein is encoded by the coding sequence ATGACGCAGCACCAGCCCGAGGCCGGCCGCGCGGACCGCCAGCCGCTGAACCGCGAGCGGATCGTCCAGGCGGCCCTCCAGCTGGTGCACGACGGCGGGCTGCCGGCCCTGAGCATGCGTCGGCTCGGCGCCGAGCTGGACGTCGAGGCGATGGCGCTCTACCGCCATGTGAACGGCCGCGAGGACCTGCTCGAGGCGATGGTCAGCCACCTGACCAGCCGGCTCGAACGCCCCGCCGAAACCCAGCTCGGGCCCGACTTCGGGTGGCAGGGACACCTGCAATGGCTCGCGCACGCGGTCCGGGACGTCGCCTTCGAGCACCCCGAGGTGTTCCCGCTCGTCGCCACGCGGCATCCGGCCGCCCCGTGGCTGCGCCCGCCGCTGCGCAGCCTGGAGGTGGTGGAGGAGTTCCTCGTCGCCCTGACCAGCCGCGGGTTCACGGACGACCAGGCGGTCTCGGCGTACCGGGCGTTCACGAGCTTCCTCATCGGGCACCTGCTGCTCACCGTCGCGCAGATGGGGGTGGCCACGACGGAGGAGACGATCGACGAGGGCGGCGCGTCGGCGCCGAACACCACCGAAACACTGGTGGAGTTCCCCAACGTCGAGCGCCTGGCGGACAAGCTCTCCGAGGACCGCTCCCAGGAGGAGTTCGAGAGCGCCCTGGAGGACTTGCTCGACCGCATCGACCGAGCGGTGAGTCAGTAG
- a CDS encoding VOC family protein, translating into MDWTLEVVVVPVSDIDRAVDFYHDKLGFDLDHRTTNEHMDVAQLTPRGSGCSIVVGSLPSQRGMKPGSLHGVQLVVADAAAARQELVDRGVMCSEVTVFDERDGGTFFGFTDPDGNTWAVQQIKARADKPLIPHEARGRFGAE; encoded by the coding sequence ATGGACTGGACCCTCGAGGTCGTCGTCGTCCCCGTCAGCGACATCGACCGGGCGGTCGACTTCTACCACGACAAGCTCGGCTTCGACCTGGACCACCGCACCACCAACGAGCACATGGACGTCGCCCAGCTCACGCCCCGCGGCTCCGGGTGCTCGATCGTCGTCGGCTCCCTGCCGTCGCAGCGGGGGATGAAACCGGGCTCCCTGCACGGGGTGCAGCTGGTGGTGGCCGACGCGGCCGCCGCCCGGCAGGAGCTCGTCGACCGGGGCGTGATGTGCAGCGAGGTCACGGTCTTCGACGAGCGCGACGGTGGCACCTTCTTCGGTTTCACCGATCCTGACGGCAATACCTGGGCGGTCCAGCAGATCAAGGCGCGCGCCGACAAACCCCTCATCCCGCACGAGGCGCGGGGGCGGTTCGGCGCCGAGTGA